From Planococcus halocryophilus, the proteins below share one genomic window:
- a CDS encoding tyrosine-type recombinase/integrase, protein MFSARKHGVYSLSEGQATVADSGNYVNKNWTPISYGMEVVFRQMQIAGNRPRTIQSYDYIFKQFVKFNELVFIEEINSDCIYNYLENLNVKVQTKKIRLKTIKAVLGKLYFNNWIKDNFWKNIQIKVDKEVKSSAKESDIHKLFHLIDTSTFIGFRDVTAIKLMFKTGIRIHTLCEVKERHIDFENQCLNLDGSTMKNHKYLKLPIDAELAELLKMLINHNQRIRKHFKTSNTNVFITQNGLAMNTSKSSNCAISKQLNKYSKRYGLKNINAHAIRRAFAKSLLEKGASVPLISKALGHSDLAVTTQYLDLDIEEVSNSLKQYL, encoded by the coding sequence GTGTTTAGTGCTAGAAAACATGGAGTATATTCATTAAGTGAAGGGCAGGCGACTGTAGCTGACAGTGGAAATTACGTTAATAAGAACTGGACACCTATCAGTTATGGAATGGAAGTTGTCTTTAGGCAGATGCAGATAGCTGGCAATAGACCACGGACAATTCAAAGTTACGACTATATTTTTAAACAGTTTGTTAAATTCAATGAACTGGTTTTTATTGAAGAAATCAATTCAGATTGTATTTATAACTATTTGGAGAATCTGAATGTAAAGGTCCAGACTAAGAAAATTCGCTTAAAAACTATTAAAGCGGTGTTAGGAAAGCTTTACTTCAACAATTGGATTAAAGATAACTTTTGGAAGAACATTCAAATCAAAGTTGATAAAGAAGTAAAATCTTCAGCTAAAGAATCGGATATTCATAAGTTGTTTCACTTAATTGATACATCAACATTCATTGGGTTTCGAGACGTTACAGCCATTAAACTAATGTTTAAAACTGGCATTAGAATTCATACTTTGTGCGAAGTGAAAGAACGACATATAGATTTTGAAAATCAATGCTTGAATCTTGATGGTTCTACAATGAAAAATCATAAATACTTAAAGTTGCCGATTGATGCTGAATTAGCAGAGTTACTGAAGATGTTGATTAATCATAACCAGAGAATTAGAAAGCATTTTAAAACAAGTAACACGAATGTATTTATCACGCAGAATGGTTTGGCGATGAATACAAGTAAATCTTCAAACTGTGCCATATCTAAGCAGCTAAATAAATATAGTAAACGATACGGCTTAAAGAACATTAATGCACATGCCATTAGAAGGGCATTTGCAAAGAGTTTATTAGAAAAGGGTGCTAGTGTTCCTTTAATCAGCAAAGCTTTAGGGCACAGTGATTTGGCGGTAACAACCCAGTATTTAGACTTAGATATAGAAGAAGTATCCAATAGTTTAAAGCAATATCTATAG
- a CDS encoding abortive infection family protein gives MNNTVRFIDSVKENLILTYEEYENYSYNDSNFDFNKYISDSDYLKARMILRKLSKENEIELPETYEVNRSIKELFQDISYASGYSQQNTAGRIAMIFNKYSTYLEDNLYEVEIVKVECEIPKELTYRGIQSDLLKCETRISDGDFAGAITSAKTLVEGVCKEILVIKGIDTISDTDSLPKLYTDLTKQLNLNSANPKLDNSLKEITSGLNKVIKGLAEVRNLSGDSHAKIITPSFHHAVLAVNAAKTVTSFLFHTYEYQKEKQFN, from the coding sequence ATGAATAACACAGTTCGCTTCATTGATTCAGTAAAGGAAAATCTTATTCTTACATATGAAGAATATGAAAACTATTCTTATAACGATTCAAATTTTGACTTTAATAAATACATATCAGATTCTGATTACCTAAAAGCAAGAATGATATTACGGAAATTAAGTAAAGAGAATGAGATTGAACTTCCAGAAACCTATGAAGTTAATAGAAGCATTAAGGAACTTTTCCAAGATATAAGCTATGCCAGTGGCTATAGTCAACAGAATACCGCTGGACGCATTGCAATGATTTTTAATAAATACAGTACATATCTAGAAGACAATCTATATGAAGTAGAAATTGTTAAAGTTGAGTGTGAAATACCAAAAGAATTAACTTATAGAGGAATCCAAAGTGATTTGTTAAAGTGTGAAACGAGAATTAGCGATGGGGATTTCGCAGGTGCTATTACTTCGGCTAAAACACTAGTAGAAGGGGTCTGCAAAGAAATCTTAGTGATAAAAGGAATAGACACCATAAGTGACACTGATAGCTTACCAAAATTATATACTGATTTGACTAAACAGCTTAACCTAAATTCAGCTAATCCAAAACTTGATAACTCTTTAAAAGAAATTACTTCAGGATTAAACAAAGTAATTAAAGGATTAGCTGAAGTAAGAAATCTAAGTGGAGACAGTCATGCTAAAATCATTACACCTTCATTTCATCATGCTGTACTTGCTGTAAATGCTGCAAAAACAGTAACTAGTTTTTTGTTTCATACTTATGAATATCAAAAAGAAAAACAATTTAATTGA
- a CDS encoding HEPN domain-containing protein: MAINKVSNKKLDEEFEVDGLWWLPDALDNKVSGTLFFNRNEIKLEIMGAFRDEVGFQELFAEPKAPFEIVHGQSGHGEEFTLFKANYSFDGGMKSYTGFKSEVYRVSSFIVGGHFPDSTNIAFHSCTIYPTYLTAWLDKSPITMELIRNSKDYNIETATANYKNIDTFSYKVGVLEAEIEECYRANFTLDNFRENLHWKFASGIKVVASNDRDMEWFNDRGVELKNLFSILIGEGVYFKNIYFLGELKDSDSLEKGIRDRKGYAYFITQRDYRDKEKFTNRDILINFDDVKEQLGGLLNNWFKKSENLKEIYKLYFGILYSEVVHIESSLLKTIQILEIYHRNKYNGMVFSVDKFNLEKKKLKGLSKRNLAKEVHVKMMESIGRSNEFSLKMRLAELINDFSGETQKELIGDENDVKKFIKQLVDTRNYLAHYDADRKPNLLTTIDEKFYGIQRLKALVTLILFVELGMSEEFVMKKIKSSKHFSYSIAKAKELLND, encoded by the coding sequence TTGGCTATAAATAAGGTGTCTAATAAAAAATTAGATGAAGAATTTGAAGTAGATGGTCTGTGGTGGTTGCCTGATGCTTTAGATAATAAGGTGTCAGGAACATTATTTTTTAACAGAAATGAAATCAAGTTAGAAATAATGGGGGCATTTCGTGATGAAGTAGGGTTTCAAGAACTTTTTGCTGAACCAAAAGCACCCTTTGAAATAGTACACGGTCAATCAGGTCATGGAGAAGAATTTACTCTTTTTAAAGCGAATTATTCATTTGATGGTGGTATGAAAAGTTATACAGGTTTTAAGTCAGAGGTATATCGTGTTTCTTCATTTATAGTAGGAGGACATTTCCCTGATAGTACAAACATTGCTTTCCATTCTTGTACGATATACCCGACATATTTAACCGCATGGCTTGATAAAAGCCCAATTACTATGGAACTTATACGAAATAGTAAGGATTATAATATAGAAACTGCTACTGCTAACTATAAAAATATTGATACATTCAGTTATAAAGTGGGAGTTTTGGAAGCGGAAATAGAAGAATGTTATAGGGCAAATTTTACTTTAGACAATTTTAGAGAGAATTTACATTGGAAATTTGCTAGTGGAATTAAGGTTGTTGCAAGCAATGATAGAGATATGGAATGGTTTAATGATAGAGGAGTAGAACTAAAAAACTTATTTTCAATATTGATTGGAGAAGGTGTGTACTTTAAAAACATCTACTTCTTAGGCGAGTTAAAAGATAGTGATTCATTAGAAAAAGGAATACGAGATAGAAAAGGATATGCTTACTTTATAACGCAACGTGACTATAGAGATAAAGAAAAGTTTACTAATAGAGATATATTAATAAATTTTGATGATGTTAAAGAACAATTAGGAGGATTATTAAATAACTGGTTTAAAAAGAGTGAGAATTTAAAAGAAATTTATAAACTGTACTTTGGGATTTTATATAGTGAGGTAGTTCACATAGAAAGCAGTTTATTAAAAACCATTCAAATATTAGAGATTTATCATAGAAATAAATATAATGGGATGGTATTTAGTGTCGATAAGTTTAACTTAGAAAAGAAGAAGTTAAAGGGGCTTTCAAAGAGGAATTTGGCCAAAGAAGTACACGTGAAAATGATGGAATCTATTGGTCGTTCAAACGAATTTAGTTTGAAAATGAGATTGGCAGAGTTAATAAATGACTTTTCTGGTGAAACACAAAAGGAATTAATAGGTGATGAAAATGATGTTAAAAAATTCATAAAACAATTAGTGGACACTAGAAATTATTTAGCACATTATGATGCAGATAGAAAACCTAACTTACTAACTACGATTGATGAGAAATTTTACGGTATTCAAAGGTTAAAAGCACTTGTAACATTGATACTTTTTGTTGAACTAGGTATGAGTGAAGAATTTGTAATGAAGAAAATAAAAAGTAGCAAACATTTTTCTTATAGTATTGCTAAAGCTAAAGAATTATTAAATGATTGA
- a CDS encoding recombinase family protein, with product MAVIGYARVSSAGQDLDLQAERLTEYGCDKIYQEKESGANADRKQLQEALEYLREGDTFVVFKLDRLARSITHLNKIAEELTARGITLVFIKEQIDFSTATGKLMFNMLGSFAQFERDLINDRTAEGRERARKQGKHLGRKGQPKEAVQHALKLLANREQNGLSVNAIAKTTGVPRASIYAEAKKLKSD from the coding sequence GTGGCAGTTATTGGATATGCACGGGTATCATCAGCAGGGCAGGATTTAGATTTACAGGCGGAAAGACTAACTGAATATGGTTGTGACAAGATTTATCAAGAAAAGGAATCAGGTGCAAACGCTGATAGAAAACAACTACAGGAAGCACTGGAATATCTAAGGGAAGGTGATACTTTCGTAGTTTTTAAACTGGATAGGCTTGCACGTTCCATTACACACTTAAACAAGATTGCTGAAGAATTAACGGCACGGGGCATCACTTTAGTATTCATTAAAGAACAGATTGATTTCAGCACAGCAACAGGAAAGCTTATGTTTAATATGCTAGGCAGCTTTGCACAGTTTGAACGGGATTTAATCAATGATAGAACGGCTGAAGGACGGGAACGGGCTAGGAAGCAAGGTAAGCATCTGGGACGTAAAGGGCAACCTAAAGAAGCCGTACAGCATGCCCTGAAGCTACTAGCCAACAGGGAACAGAACGGATTATCGGTAAATGCTATTGCTAAAACCACAGGCGTTCCTCGTGCGTCCATATATGCAGAAGCAAAGAAGCTGAAGTCTGATTAA